The following nucleotide sequence is from Psychroserpens sp. Hel_I_66.
TTTTTTGCTGTCATCGGTTTGCTCAATATTTTTAATAACCATTAACGGTGTAATCGGTACTGGCACCCATTTAAACACAAAAACAATCACTATTGAAAACACAAACAAACATAAAATGGTCTTGAATATAAATTTGAAAAGGCGTTTTATAAATTTCATGTGTTAAGCGGAACTGTTATGCAAATCTAAGCATTGAGATTTTAGTTTTAAATAAAGACCAAAAGGTTTTATACTACTAATGCACTCAACAACCAATCTACTCTATCCTTTTAATTTGTTAAGGAATTAAATCTGCTAATTCTTTTCCAATCAAACTCCCAATGGCAACTCCCATTCCACCAAGACGAACTCCGCAAAATACATTATTAGATAATTGTTTGACGATTGGTTTTTTTTGACTTCCAACTCCCATAATTCCACTCCAGCGATGTTCAATTTCAAAAGTAGTATTTGGTAGAATAGTCGTTTTTAAAATGTCTTCGAGTTTTTTTTGTATTAATTCGGTTTGGTTGAACTCAATGGTTTCTTCTGCCTTAAAATCTAAATTTCGTCCACCACCAAACAAAATTCTATTGTCGATATTTCTAAAATAATAATACCCTTGATCTAAATGGAACGTCCCTTTTATCTTTAAATTATCTATAGGTTTCGTAATTAATACTTGGGCTCTTGCTGGTTTTACTTCAGGAATATCTAAACTTGAAGCAAAGCCATTTGTAGCAATGAGAAGCTTTTTTGATGAAAACTCAAATTGATTGGTTTTTATTTTTACTGAATTTTTTTCTTCGGAAAAAGACTCGACTGTAATACTGTTCAAAATTTTTATATCTGCGCTCAATACTAAATTTGTGAGCGATACCATCATTTTACCAGTATCAATTTGACCTTCAAATTTATTGAAACCTAAAATTTCATTACACTGCTCAAAGCCAAAGCTATTAGGTTGAAAGCTAAAAACATGATCTTTAAATAATGGTTTTAACAACCTGTTGACAGTATCCTTTTTTTCTTGGCATGTTGCTAATAAATTATCGGTTTTTGAGAATAATTCATATCCTCCATATTGCTTATAATCTATGTTTTTATCGCCTAGAGTTTCACGCATTAATTGGAGCCCATCGATACGTTTTTTTACGAGATTGAAGACTTCTTCTTCACTATGAGAATTGAGATCATCAATAATTTCGCTAAGACTTCCAAAACATGCAAAACCTGCGTTTTTGGTACTTGCGCCTTGAGGTAATATGCCTTTTTCCAAGATGAGTATATTGGCTTTTGGAAACCTTTTTTTCAATTTTAAGGCACAGTTTAGACCAACGATTCCGCTACCAACTATAGTGTAATCTATTTTGGTGAGCCAAGATTTTATTTCCCAGTAGGATAGATTCATATTAGAATTATATTGGCATTAAAACCGGACCTAAATATTCAAGCCAAAGTATTGCGCTAATAAATGATCCTGGAACAACAAAGATTAGCATCTGTATTTTTTCTTTTTTATTAAAGCGTTTCAAAAATAAATGTATTGCTAGAACTACTATAATTATACTCAATATAGTTATCACATAGTTTTCTTTAAAATAGTATAGATCTAGATTATTATAGTTAAAAATAATAAATGAGATAAACTGAAGACTTGTATACAAGAACAGAGAAAAAAAGAATATTAAAATCCATTTGAGATACGTAGTTATTTTAAAAAGCTTTATAACTAACATTGACCAACAGCTTAATGATATTAAAAAAGAAACCAATATAATACCATTAATAATAGAAAAATTATGTATCTGATTTAATTTTATTAATTGGGCATGAACTAAACAGCCTACTAAGTTACCTGTATAATTATATGTAAAAATATTTGATACATCTCCATTTGTAAATAATAGATCTAATATAAAAATCAGCGCATTATTTAGAATCGCATAAGTGGGAAAGAGCAATAAAAATAAAAAAAAGATAAAAAGTGATTCTTTCTTTTTTAGCATATTTCAGTATTGTTTTATCTCTTAAATATATAAATAACTATCGATTTCTGTTAAGGATGGAGTGGTTTGTTTGAGCTCCTCGCAGAGAGCGAGCCACGAGAGCCTGACGCTTTGGAGCTGTTTCAGCGAAAAAGGGTAACAGCCAAACATTTATTTTCTTAAAAAATTCAATTTATGATATAAAAAAACTCCGAATTTGCTTTCGGAGTTTTTTTGTATTGTCTTTTTAAAAAATTTATTCTACAACAAGTTTTTTGGTTACGACATTTCCACCGTCATTGATATTGAGCAGATAAATCCCAGAGTTAACTTTACCTAAATTAATTGATTCATTAAATTCTCCTGACACATTATCAAAAGTTGTATTAAATACTGATCGTCCTCTAACATCAAATACTTGTACGTCAACATTATTTGAATTTGCGTTAAACTTGATATTGAACTCTCCATTGTTTGGGTTAGGAAAAACCGATAAAGAGTTTTCTAAACTAGGCTCTTCTACTCCTAAAACTGTTGTAGTTGTACAGAGTTCTATTGACCACTCATTCACGGTTCCTGTATCTCCATTAAAGAAATCCACAAATACTAAGTTCCAAGTCCCTGATGGATTATTACCAGTAAATCCCGTCATTGGATTCGCAGGAGCGTAGGTACCAATAGTTGGTGAAGCACATACAATTGCAGGTGATCCATCCTTAAACGTAACGTTTATATCTTGAAATTGGGCTGAGTTACAGCTTCTTGCCCAAATATTTGCAAAACCTCCACCACTTGGTGCTTGCAGTTGCATGATCAAATCACCTATATAACTATGTTGTACGTCTACACTAACTCTAATATCTGTAATTGGTGTAGTTTCGGAAACAGTAACCGGAATAAATACTGGTGTTCCTTGAACATTTGCACCACCACCATCTGGTATATTTGTTGATATTGGACCAGTAGTGTAAGTATTACAAACTGTTGTCACTGTTGCATTTAAAGCAAAATCTGTAGAATTAATATTGAAGAAAATATTTCCTGCGCCTTCTACCATTACTCTACAAGAGCCTGAAGCTAATCCAAAAGGTACTGTGATGTCCTGACTCCCATCGTTTGGAACATTAGATGCCAAAACAGTGTCATAGGTTAATCCTCCATCTATTGATAATAAAATATTTACATTAGCTGTGTTAACTCCACTACCTGTTGTTCCTGCAACATCCCAAGTAATAGTTTCGGTAGTTCCTGATACCCAAGAAACTCCAGAACTGTTTTGAGAAGTCACTATAAAAGGACCTGCTGCTGTTGTAACCGTAGCCAACATCGCATCAACTGCTGTTTGACCACCATCTATATCATTGTCCCTAACTGTCAATCTGAAATTTAGATTTCTATTTACTGAAGCTAATTTCTCCCAAGTTGTAGAACCACCTGAATTCACTAAATCTGCTAACCGTGGTATATATCTTGATGGATTGTTTGTCCCTTTATATGATCTCACGATTGGACCTTGCACTGTTGTTTCTGTTGGCGCACCTGTTGGGCCTAAATCATATTGTTCCCATGTATATGTTAAACTTGCTTCACCTCCATCATCGCTACCAGAGCCAGTTAATTTATAAGGAGTTGAAATTGGAATGATAAAATCTCCTCCTGCATTAGATGTTGGAGCAGCATTCCCGGTTGCTATAAGATTGGCACATTGACTATTCCCATTAGTTATGTTGTCGAAAATTTCATCTAAACTTTTTTGATGAAAATAGTCGTCACTATTATTTTGTACATTTTGTGGCGGACAGATACCTGCATAAGCCATTATTGTAGAGCCACTACCTGGCTCATAAGCATTAGATGCTGTTCTTTGTGTAAGACAACTAGAACCTGGAGCGTTACCATTAAATGTGTGCGGACCACCATATTGATGTCCCATCTCATGACAAACATAATCAACATCAAAAGCATCTCCAATTGGCGTTGCTAAACCAGTAACTCCACGTGCTTTAACAGTTGTACATGGCGAATTTAAAGCAGCGACACCACCTCCTCCAGTGCTAAACACATGGCCAATATCATAATTTCCAGTTCCTATATTTGTATTAATTGTGGTTTGATTTTCTGTTAACATGGCAAACCCATCATCATTTGTATATGGATCACTAGTGACACTTGGGCCTAAAAAAATGATGCTTGTATTGGGAACCATAATCATGGTAATAGATAATTCTCTTTCATAAACACCATTAACTCTAGTCATTGTGTTAACCATAGCAGTCATCACTCCTGGCAATGTCCCACCATGAAATGTAGAATATTCTACAGTACATGCTAGTGCTAACCTAAATTCACGTAAAAATCCATCATTAGCATTTCTATTTAAACTCGGACCTGATTCTCTGTCTGCATTTTCCTCCAATTCGTCAACATAGTCACAAACCCATTCATCTGAATTATTTGTCAAACTTGACTTAGAATAAGAAATATAAAAATTATTACTTTCCGTATATGGATCAATAAAATACGTTCCAGAATCTGTGAATGTCATTGTGTTAACACCTTTTGGTGTAACACTAAATCGAATTACGTTTACTGGATTTTCTATACTTTGACCAACATAACTTTTCATGTCAGGGAATTGAACTTGGAGAGACTCCTCCATAATTGGAGCTTCTTTTATTCTGAAAGACTCCAAATTACCATCCATAACTGGAAATTGTACAATCACATTAGATTGTCCTTGAAATGTTTTTCTATTTGGAGCTAATTCTAATGTTTCTTTTAGACCTTCAATGTCTAATTCATAAAAATCTGCTTTTGCAGGTTGTGATTTTCTTAAAGCAAGTTCTCCTTTTGAGGCTTGAGTTTTAGTTGACTTTATCCAAAAGGATTTTCCTTGTTGAGCAAAACTTGCTGTTGAGCAAAAAATCATTGCTACTATTACAATAGTAATTTTTAGGTAATTTTTTTTCATTTCTTTTATTTAATTTATCAATGTCATAAATGTACATTGAGATTCTTAACCTACAAAATATTGAAAGTTAAAATAGTATATATTTGTTATATGAAAAGTTTGATAGTAATTATAATTATGGGCATCATGATAGCATGTAATGCTAATAAGAAGATAACTGATACTGAAAATTTATCTGAATCCTCATCAATATGCCCAAGTGAAGGCACTTGTACTTTGGAAGTTTTAAAAGATAAAGTTTTCAACATTAAAACGGATGAATTTGGAAATAGTTATCCCGAATTAATTGATGGAAATAAGATCGTTTTAAAATTCAGTTACAATAAAAATACAATTACAGATGTGGAAGATGATCATTATTCTGAAGTTGTATATTTAGAATTTGAAGAAGGTCTTTCTTCCATAAATCTAAAAAATAAAGATCTATCATCGGTAAAAGCTGGATTTTCTAGAGTTTGCTTCTGTAGAGGCCAAACAGGCACATTTCCGATAAATATAGGTCATTTGAATTTATCAAAACTTACTGATAGCACGTATCAAATAATTTTTGATTTTACAATCACTGAAGTTCCGCAGGTAATAAACTCATTTGACAGAACATTCAAATTATAAAAAAAGCGACTTAAAATTAAGTCGCTCTTTATTACTCTTGTATGGGTTGTATTTTAAAATCTTCCATAAATTTAGTGGTATAATTTCCTGCTAAATAGTCTGGATGATCCATCAATTGTCTATGAAATGGTATTGTTGTTTTTATACCTTCTATTACAAATTCATCTAAAGCACGTTTCATTTTGTTGATTGCCTCTTCCCGGGTTTGGGCAGTGGTTATCAACTTTGCAATCATAGAATCATAGTTTGGCGGAATTGAATAACCTGCATAAACATGCGTGTCTAAACGAACTCCGTGACCTCCTGGGGCATGTAATGTTGTAATACGTCCTGGTGACGGTCTAAAGTCGTTAAAAGGATCTTCTGCATTAATACGACATTCTATAGAATGTAGTTGTGGTAAATAGTTTTTTCCTGAAATTGGAACTCCCGCAGCTACAAGAATTTGCTCTCTTATCAAGTCAAAATCAATAACTTGCTCAGTAATTGGGTGTTCTACTTGGATACGTGTATTCATTTCCATAAAGTAGAAATTACGATGTTTGTCTACCAAGAACTCTACTGTTCCTGCTCCTTCGTAACTAATATATTCAGCTGCCTTTACTGCTGCTTTTCCCATTTTTTCACGAAGTGCCTTGGTCATAAATGGAGATGGTACTTCTTCGGTCAATTTTTGATGACGTCTTTGAATTGAGCAATCTCTTTCTGATAAATGGCAAGCTTTACCTGTGGAATCCCCTACAATTTGTATCTCAATATGTCTTGGCTCTTCGATGAGTTTTTCCATATACATATCATCATTTCCAAAGGCTGCCTTAGATTCTGTTCTTGCAGATTCCCATGCGTTTAGAAGATCTTCTTCTTTCCAAACAGCTCGCATCCCTTTTCCGCCACCTCCAGCTGAAGCTTTTAGCATAACAGGGTAACCGGTTTCAAGAGCTACTTTTTTACAGTCTTCAAAATCTTTAATGATACCCTCACTTCCTGGAACACAAGGCACTCCTGCTGCAAGCATAGTTGCTTTTGCATTGGCTTTGTCTCCCATTCTATCAATCATTTCTGGTGAAGCACCTATAAATTTGATGTCATGCTCACCACAAATTTTTGAAAACCTTGCATTTTCTGATAAGAATCCATAACCTGGATGAATAGCATCTGCATTAGTAATTTCTGCTGCTGCTATTATATTTGATATTTTTAAATATGACTCGCTACTTGCTGGTGGTCCAATACAAACTGCTTCATCTGCAAACTTAACGTGTAAGCTATCTGCATCTGCAGTAGAATAGACCGCAACAGTTTTAATGCCCATTTCTTTACAGGTCCTAATAACACGTAGTGCTATTTCTCCTCTATTGGCTACTAATATTTTTTTAAACATAGTGTTTTAGTTTAAGAGTTTATGGTTTTTGGTGTTTATCTGTTTCAGCACTATTGCTTCTGCATTCAAACATTAAACTTTAAACTTAATATTATGATGGATCAACTAAAAATAGAGGTTGATCAAATTCTACTGGAGATGAATCATCAACTAAAATTTTAACGATTTTTCCTGATACTTCAGATTCGATTTCGTTAAATAATTTCATTGCCTCAATAACACATAATACGTCTCCTTCTCCTATTGATGTTCCTACCTCAACAAATACTGGCTTGTCTGGAGATGGCTTGCGATAAAATGTTCCTATTATTGGTGATTTGATTGTAATGTATTTTGAATCTTCAGTTGCTGCTGGTGCTTCTGGAGCAGATGTGGAAGCTGGAGTAGCTGGTATTGCTGGCATAGCTTGTGCAACTGGCTGGTTCATTGGTATTTGCTGAACATAAGTCGTGGAATCACCTTTGTCTTCTGAACCTGTTCTAATGGTGATTTTAACATCATCCATTTCTAATTTAACCTCACTTGCGCCAGATTTGGCTACAAATTTGATTAAGTTTTGAATTTCTTTAATATCCATAATTATTAGTCATTTTAATTAGTTAGTTAAAAGTTGGTTATGAATTATAAGCCCACTTTAAATAAATTGAGCCCCAAGTAAATCCGCCTCCAAAGGCTGCGAATATTATTTTATCGTCTTTTTTGAGTTGTGATTCGTAATCGTGCAATAGTAGAGGTAATGTTGCCGAAGTTGTATTTCCGTATTTATGAATATTCATCATTACTTTCTCTGGCACTAAGTTCACTCTATTTGCTGTAGCTTCAATAATCCTCTTATTGGCTTGATGTGGTGCTAGCCAAGAAATATCGTCATTTGTAAGATTATTTTGCTTCATGATGCGTTCTGTCACATCTGCCATATTGAAAACTGCATTTTTAAATACCGTTTTTCCTTCTTGAAAAATATAATGCTTACCTTCTTTATATGTGTCTTCATTTATTGGATAAGATGATCCACCATAGGTTGCCTGAAGAAAATCTCGTCCTTCGCCATTGCTTCTCAATAATTCATCTTGAAGTCCTAAACCTTCATGATTTGGCTGAAATAAAACAGCTCCAGCTCCATCACCAAAAATAATACATGTAGCTCTATCTTCATAATTGATAAAAGATGAGTTTTTATCTGCTCCAATGAGCAAAACATTTTTGTATTTGCCTGATTCTATATAACTAGAGGCAACCGACATTCCGAAGAGAAAACTTGAGCAAGCAGCTTCAAGATCAAAAGAAAAGGCATTCGTTGCCCCAATCTTAGTTGCAGTAAAAGCTGCGGTTGAGGCAGCTTTCATGTCTGGTGTTGCTGTTGCAACGATTACTAATTCTATATCCTTTGGGTCAATTCCTTTTTTATCAATAAGGTTTTGAGCAGCTTTTATTGCTAAATAGGATGTTCCCTTGCCTTCATCTTTTAAAATTCTACGCTCTTTAATACCTGTACGAGTGGTAATCCATTCGTCATTGGTATCGACCATAGTTTCTAAAATCTTATTAGTTAACACGTAATCTGGCACATATGCACCAATAGCTGTAATTGCAGCTGTGATTTTACTCATACTAAACTTTTAATAGTTTCAAAAAGAGACTAAAACTGTGAAAAAACAGTAATTTTTTAATGAATTTACTAATTTTTCAACGATTATAGTGCAAATTAAGGTTTTTTTAGAGTTTGAAAAATTAAACATAAAAAAAACGCTCATTAATGAGCGTTTTATTATATGCATGCATAATACTTATGCTAGATTTTCCTCTTTTTCTGAGTTGTCAATTAACACTTGACCTCTATAGTACAATTTACCTTCATGCCAATGTGCTCTATGAAAAAGGTGTGCTTCTCCTGTTGTAGGACAAGTAGCTATAGTAGGAACAGATGCTTTATAATGTGTTCTTCTTTTATCTCTTCTTGTTTTAGAAATTTTTCTTTTAGGATGTGCCATTTTATATGTTATTTATCCGTTAATAGTTTTTTTAATGTATTCCAACGAGGATCAATTTCCTCTGATGTTTCTTCTTTTTCGCCCAAACTTTTTGGGCTTAACTCTTCTAATTTTTCAAGTATGTCTGAATCTAATGTACCATCTTCAACGCCTGGATGTATTCTTTTTGCTGGCATTGATAAAATGATTAACTCATAGATGTATTGTGCTACATTGATTTCGTATTCACCGTGTGGCAAAATTAAAATATCTTCAAACTCATCATTATATTCTTCACCAAATTTTACAACCAGCTTAAATTCACCATCAACAAATTGATCGTAAGGCTCGTTTGTAAGATCACAATTAACGTTTACACTACCTGAAATTTCAAAAAATAATTCAAGTAAAGTTGTTTTTTTTTCAAAAACCAACTCTGTTTTTACGTCTACATCATTAAAATCATCATACTCAAAATGTTCAAAGAACTTTTTATCAATCTGATAATCAAAATGGTGCTTTCCTACTTTGAGACCAATAAATGGTATCGTAAATTCCTTTAAGGGCTTCATCATCGCATTCATTTTGAGCCTGCAAATATATAAATTTTAATTAATTAACCTATGGTTATAAACAAAAAATGTTGACAACTTGTTAAAGCTGTTAGCGCGGAGATTTTTCAGCTCGTTTAGGGGCTTTCTTTAAAGGGTTTTTTGAATACTCTTTATATTCCTCCCTATTATTATAAATCTCAATAGCTTTAAAAACTGCCTCTTTAAATGAACCATGATCTGCTTCTCCTTTACCTGCAATCTCAAATGCTGTACCATGATCTGGTGAAGTCCTTACTTTACTTAATCCCGCAGTATAATTAACACCATGACCAAAAGCAATTGTTTTAAAAGGTATCAAGCCTTGATCATGATACGATGCAATAATGGCATCGAAATTTTTATAATTCTTTGACCCAAAAAAGCTATCTGCAGAGTAAGGCCCATAAACCATCTTTCCTTTCTCTTTAATTTCCTGTAACGTTGGTCTTAAAATATTATCGTCCTCTTCTCCAATAACGCCATTATCTCCTGCATGAGGATTAATACCTAACACCGCAATTTTTGGTGTTCTAACCCTAAAATCTTCTATTAATGATTTATAAACGGTATC
It contains:
- a CDS encoding reprolysin-like metallopeptidase, producing MKKNYLKITIVIVAMIFCSTASFAQQGKSFWIKSTKTQASKGELALRKSQPAKADFYELDIEGLKETLELAPNRKTFQGQSNVIVQFPVMDGNLESFRIKEAPIMEESLQVQFPDMKSYVGQSIENPVNVIRFSVTPKGVNTMTFTDSGTYFIDPYTESNNFYISYSKSSLTNNSDEWVCDYVDELEENADRESGPSLNRNANDGFLREFRLALACTVEYSTFHGGTLPGVMTAMVNTMTRVNGVYERELSITMIMVPNTSIIFLGPSVTSDPYTNDDGFAMLTENQTTINTNIGTGNYDIGHVFSTGGGGVAALNSPCTTVKARGVTGLATPIGDAFDVDYVCHEMGHQYGGPHTFNGNAPGSSCLTQRTASNAYEPGSGSTIMAYAGICPPQNVQNNSDDYFHQKSLDEIFDNITNGNSQCANLIATGNAAPTSNAGGDFIIPISTPYKLTGSGSDDGGEASLTYTWEQYDLGPTGAPTETTVQGPIVRSYKGTNNPSRYIPRLADLVNSGGSTTWEKLASVNRNLNFRLTVRDNDIDGGQTAVDAMLATVTTAAGPFIVTSQNSSGVSWVSGTTETITWDVAGTTGSGVNTANVNILLSIDGGLTYDTVLASNVPNDGSQDITVPFGLASGSCRVMVEGAGNIFFNINSTDFALNATVTTVCNTYTTGPISTNIPDGGGANVQGTPVFIPVTVSETTPITDIRVSVDVQHSYIGDLIMQLQAPSGGGFANIWARSCNSAQFQDINVTFKDGSPAIVCASPTIGTYAPANPMTGFTGNNPSGTWNLVFVDFFNGDTGTVNEWSIELCTTTTVLGVEEPSLENSLSVFPNPNNGEFNIKFNANSNNVDVQVFDVRGRSVFNTTFDNVSGEFNESINLGKVNSGIYLLNINDGGNVVTKKLVVE
- a CDS encoding NAD(P)/FAD-dependent oxidoreductase; its protein translation is MNLSYWEIKSWLTKIDYTIVGSGIVGLNCALKLKKRFPKANILILEKGILPQGASTKNAGFACFGSLSEIIDDLNSHSEEEVFNLVKKRIDGLQLMRETLGDKNIDYKQYGGYELFSKTDNLLATCQEKKDTVNRLLKPLFKDHVFSFQPNSFGFEQCNEILGFNKFEGQIDTGKMMVSLTNLVLSADIKILNSITVESFSEEKNSVKIKTNQFEFSSKKLLIATNGFASSLDIPEVKPARAQVLITKPIDNLKIKGTFHLDQGYYYFRNIDNRILFGGGRNLDFKAEETIEFNQTELIQKKLEDILKTTILPNTTFEIEHRWSGIMGVGSQKKPIVKQLSNNVFCGVRLGGMGVAIGSLIGKELADLIP
- the rpmF gene encoding 50S ribosomal protein L32, translated to MAHPKRKISKTRRDKRRTHYKASVPTIATCPTTGEAHLFHRAHWHEGKLYYRGQVLIDNSEKEENLA
- a CDS encoding beta-ketoacyl-ACP synthase III; this translates as MSKITAAITAIGAYVPDYVLTNKILETMVDTNDEWITTRTGIKERRILKDEGKGTSYLAIKAAQNLIDKKGIDPKDIELVIVATATPDMKAASTAAFTATKIGATNAFSFDLEAACSSFLFGMSVASSYIESGKYKNVLLIGADKNSSFINYEDRATCIIFGDGAGAVLFQPNHEGLGLQDELLRSNGEGRDFLQATYGGSSYPINEDTYKEGKHYIFQEGKTVFKNAVFNMADVTERIMKQNNLTNDDISWLAPHQANKRIIEATANRVNLVPEKVMMNIHKYGNTTSATLPLLLHDYESQLKKDDKIIFAAFGGGFTWGSIYLKWAYNS
- the accB gene encoding acetyl-CoA carboxylase biotin carboxyl carrier protein, translating into MDIKEIQNLIKFVAKSGASEVKLEMDDVKITIRTGSEDKGDSTTYVQQIPMNQPVAQAMPAIPATPASTSAPEAPAATEDSKYITIKSPIIGTFYRKPSPDKPVFVEVGTSIGEGDVLCVIEAMKLFNEIESEVSGKIVKILVDDSSPVEFDQPLFLVDPS
- a CDS encoding YceD family protein, which encodes MKPLKEFTIPFIGLKVGKHHFDYQIDKKFFEHFEYDDFNDVDVKTELVFEKKTTLLELFFEISGSVNVNCDLTNEPYDQFVDGEFKLVVKFGEEYNDEFEDILILPHGEYEINVAQYIYELIILSMPAKRIHPGVEDGTLDSDILEKLEELSPKSLGEKEETSEEIDPRWNTLKKLLTDK
- the accC gene encoding acetyl-CoA carboxylase biotin carboxylase subunit; this translates as MFKKILVANRGEIALRVIRTCKEMGIKTVAVYSTADADSLHVKFADEAVCIGPPASSESYLKISNIIAAAEITNADAIHPGYGFLSENARFSKICGEHDIKFIGASPEMIDRMGDKANAKATMLAAGVPCVPGSEGIIKDFEDCKKVALETGYPVMLKASAGGGGKGMRAVWKEEDLLNAWESARTESKAAFGNDDMYMEKLIEEPRHIEIQIVGDSTGKACHLSERDCSIQRRHQKLTEEVPSPFMTKALREKMGKAAVKAAEYISYEGAGTVEFLVDKHRNFYFMEMNTRIQVEHPITEQVIDFDLIREQILVAAGVPISGKNYLPQLHSIECRINAEDPFNDFRPSPGRITTLHAPGGHGVRLDTHVYAGYSIPPNYDSMIAKLITTAQTREEAINKMKRALDEFVIEGIKTTIPFHRQLMDHPDYLAGNYTTKFMEDFKIQPIQE